Genomic DNA from Pirellulales bacterium:
CCAATTTCCTCCGGGGCAAGGGCAGCGCCCCCCGGAGATACCGGCGGTGCGGCGGGGACCGGCCGGCAACACGCCGCGCACGATGCAGGACCTGCGGGACGAGGTGGCCGAGTTTTTGCGCAAGGCGCAGTTAAAGGCGCAAGGACAACAACCGGCGCCAGCGCCGCCGCAATTGCCGAAGCGCAAGCAACAGCCCGCGGGAGGGCAGAAGGGGCAACGAACGGCGAAGCCACCCAAGCCGAAGCAGGCCGCCGCGCCCAAGGCGAGCGCCATGGGCGACGAGGTTTCGAAGCGGTCGCTGGACGCGAAGGTTCAGCAAGATTTGGATCACCAGGTCGGCACGCTGGGAAGATTGGCATCGGCACCAAGCACAGCGCAGGCGACGGCGGCAACCACCGCCCAGTCAGGCGAAGGGCTCGACCTTGTGGAACTGTTTCGCAATCGAGATCGACTGCGAGAGTTGATGCTGGTGAATGAGATCTTGCGCCGCCCGGCGGAACACTGGGATTGAATGAGATTAGGGAAGTCCCCTCATCCGGCCTGTGGCCACCCTCTCCCCGCGAGCGGGGCGAGGGGAAATGACGAACGCATTGCGTAGGGGCCGCCATGGCGGCCGGGCACATTCCGGCGTAGCCGCGGACCGGCGAAAGGAGCATGTCCACGCCAAAGCGTGGACATGGCACACTGAGGATGAACTGAGTCAGTAGCCAACAGGATAATCTGACGATGGCGAAGATCGAGATCGCGGCAGGCAAGACGCGGATTGGCTGGGTGGGCACCGGCGTGATGGGCGCGAGCATGTGCGGACACCTGCTCGACAAGGGGTTTGCCTGCACGGTGTTCAATCGCACCAAGGAGAAGGCGGCCGGGCTATTGGCCAAGGGCGCCCAATGGGCCGACAGTCCCAGGTCGGTGGCCGATGCGTCGGATGTGATTTTCACGATCGTTGGCTTTCCGCAGGACGTGCGCGAGACGGTGCTGGGCGCCAACGGCGCGCTGGCCGGTTCCAAGGCCGGGAACATCCTGGTCGATATGACGACCAGCGAGCCGTCGCTGGCAGTCGAGATCGCCGAGGCGGCGCGGGCCAAGGGCGTGCGCAGCATCGACGCGCCGGTGTCGGGGGGCGATGTCGGCGCGCGCGAGGCGCGGCTGTCGATCATGATTGGCGGGGACCAGGAGGCGGTCGACGCGCTCGCGCCGTGCTGGCAGGCGATGGGCAAGACGATCGTCTATCAAGGGCCGCACGGGGCAGGACAGCACACCAAGATGGTCAACCAGATCTTGATCGCCAGCTACATGGTGGGAGTGACCGAGGCGCTGCTCTACGGTTATCGCGCGGGGCTCAACCTGGAGACGGTGCTGGAGTCGGTGACTTCTGGCGCGGCGAATAGCTGGTCGCTGGCCAACCTGGGACCGCGGATGATGCGAGGCGACTACAAGCCGGGTTTCTTTGTGGAGCATTTCATCAAGGATATGGGGATCGCGCTGGCCGAGGCGCGGCGAATGAACCTGGCGCTGCCGGGGCTGGCGGTGGCGAATCAGCTTTACATCGCGCTGCAGGCGCAGGGGCATGGCCGCGACGGCACGCAGGCCTTGGTGCTGGCGCTGGCCAAGGTCTCGGGAGTCGACTGGCAGGCGAAGCCGACTGGTTGAGCGTCAATCGGCGGCGCGCCGCGCCGTGTAGAAGGGGCGGCAAGTGAGTCGGGCGCCGGCCTCCAACTGGGGGTCGAGCAGAAACTGGTCGAGCTCGGCATGGCCGGGAAACATCTCGGCGAAGAGATCGGCAACGGCGAGAAAGACGTCTAGCTCGTGCGCGGCATCCGAGGCGACGCACAACGCGACATGCTGCCGGGGGGATTGATCGTAGGCGACCCGCGCCAGATAGGCCCGGCGAATGGTCGCGGTTTCTTGCAACCTTTCAGCGGCGCGGCGTTTGAATTCTCTTTGGTGGGGGCCATCTTGCTCGCCGAGAAAGCGGATGACGTCGACGCTGAGCCAGCCCGCCGATTCGAGGGGGGGATCGCAATCGAGGCGCCAGGAGGAAGAGCCCATGCGAGGAACCTGCTGTGTTTAGAGGTCAAGCGCGAACGCGCGGTCGAGTAGCGCAAGCCTAGCTCAGATTGGCGCATGATAGAGGGTGGCGCGCCGCCGTGCGGCAGCAGAGCAATAACGCAGCGCTCGACTGTGACGCACGATGCCAAAAGGCAACAGCGCGCTCTAGAGGCTGGGGGCGACTTCGAGGCAGATTTCCAACAGTCGGCTGGGATTGACGAATCGCCGATTGGCCATTTTAAGCACGACGCTCTTCGATTACGGCAAGCAATCGCTCATACAGACCATTCAACCTGAGCGGCGGCAGCGTCGACCAGAGAAAGCCGCCATTTTTCAATAGCGTACACTCGCCGCCGGCTTCCTCGAACGATAGCTCATCGAAAGCTGCCCGAACGTCCAAGTCGTTGACCGTCAGCAGGTTACGAATTCTTGCATCGTCCAAAGTCGACAGTTCTCCATCCAGCTTTTCACCGCCCGCTTCGGCCAAGGCGCGAGCCCAACCGTCGTCGAGGTTGTCGGCGTTCTCATTTTGATCTACCGGCGCGATTTCCATGGCGCGCCAATCGGGACGAAAAGTGTAACTGAGCGATGTGCCATCACGCTCTCGTTGAAGGATGCGCGCGTAGTCGCGCACGAACTCGGTCAAGCGCGCGTGCATTACGAAGCTGCAGTCAAGCAACGAAACGGCGATACCGTCGAGATTGACATGCGCATGCTCGACTAAGGGCTCATCCGGAGCCAGGTTGTTGCCTGTTGCGATCAGAAAGAGATCCGTCAAGTCATCGTAGATGCCCATTGCCACTACTTCGGATGGATCGTGTTCCGACGCAACGTCGCGCCCATTCGCCTTCGCGGAGAAAACGGGTAGCAAGCCGCGTAGGGTAGCGAGCAGGGCGCGAAAGCGCGATTTGGCCGGCGCCTGGAATTCAAACATCGGCGCATAAACTTCTGGAAACAGGCACGTTGCGCGAATTGGTCCAAACCATCCGATGTCGCCAAACGGCTCGGTGTGCGCGCCGTGCAAACTGAGTTGCAAATCAATCGCGCGACGACTCCGCAAATTGAATCTAAAATCAACGGAAATCGAAGTCGCTGAGGTCACCGATTCACGAACGAGAGCCGCAAACTCGTCGCTGTCGATTGTCATTTTCAGCGTTGTCGGCCCGTTTTCCCAGTATTGTTCCATTTCTTCGTTTGTCGGTTCAAACGACGTCTCTTCAGAATCGACTCCTTTGTAGCTCTCACGGAAAATGCGCTTGACCGTCGCGCGAGCCGCAACTTGGCGCACGATGAGCAGAAAAGCTGATTCCAACTGACCCGGAAAGGGCCATGTGTCGATGCCGATCAGATAGTGACGCACTTGTGACCCCGCTGCAAAGGAAAAGCGACTACCTAATAGTCGGCATTGGCGCGAAAAAGGTTCGCCGCACCGCTCTACAGGCTGGGGGCGACTTCGAGGCAGATTTCCAACAGTCGGCTGGGATTGACGTTGGGATTGACCTTCTTGGCCTGGCCGATGAGCGCGCCGGCCGCCTTGGTGCGCCCTTCCTTGATGTCGGTGAGGATTTTTGGGTTCTTGGCCAATAGCTCGCGGCAGAGGGCGATCAGTTCCGACTCGTCGACCTGTGTGATGCCGCGCTCGCGAATGATCTCTTCGGCGGGCCTGCCGCTGGACACCATGTCGATAAACACCTCGCGGGCCCGGCTGGTGTCGAGATCGCCGCGTTTGACGCGCGACAATAGATCGGCGAACGCGGCGGGGCGCACCGGGAAGGTTTCGATCGTGAGTTGGCGATCGTTCAGTTCGCGGAGCACGTCCTGCTGAATCCAATTGCTGGCCAGGCGGCCATCGCCCGACAGTGTGGCTAGCTCGACGAAGTAATCGACCAGCGGCGGACCTTGGTTGACCAGCACATCGCTATCGTACGGCTTGATGCCGTAGGTCGCTTCGAGTCGGGTGCGCAGCGCGGCGGGGAGTTCGCCGAGGCCTGCGCGCACTTCGGCGAGTTGCGACTCACTGACGGTGACGGGGACCAGATCGGGCTCGGGAAAGTAGCGGTAGTCGCTCGATTCTTCTTTGTGTCGCTGGCCGCGGGTGACGTTGGCCTGATCGTCCCAGCCGCGGGTTTGCTTGGGGACTTCGCCCAGGCGGCGGCCCGTCTCCTGCCAGACCTGATATTGGCGGCCGGCTTCGTATTCCAACGCCCGCTCGACGGCGCGGAAGCTGTTCATGTTCTTGATTTCGACGATCGGCGTGGGGACTTTGCCGTCTGGCGTGTGGACGTGCAGGTTGATGTTGGCATCGACGCGCAGGCTGCCTTCCTGCATGTTGCAATCGGAGACGCCAAGGTAGGTGAGCAGCAGCTTGAGCTCGTTCAGAAAGGTTTTGGCCTCAAGCGCCGATCGCATATCGGGCTGGCTGACAATCTCCAACAGCGGTGTGCCGGTGCGGTTGAGGTCGATGCGGCTATCGGACTGGCCGGCGGCCTCGTCGTGCATGCTCTTGCCGGCGTCTTCTTCCAGATGAGCGCGGATGATGCCGACGCGCTTGGGTTGGAATTTGTCCTTGGGATCGCTGATGTCGAGCCAACCATCGTGGCTGAACGGCAGATCGTACTGGCTGATCTGGTAGCCCTTGGGCAGGTCGGGGTAGTAGTAGTTCTTGCGATCCCACTTGGTGTAGGTGGCGATCTGGCAATTGAGCGCCACCGCCGTGCGCAGCGACAGTTCGAACGCGCGGCGATTCATCACCGGCATCACGCCGGGCATGCCGATGCAGACGGGGCAGGTTTGCGTGTTGGGGGGGGAGCCGAAGCGGGTGCTGCAACCGCAGAACAGCTTGCTCTGGGTGAGTAGCTGTACGTGGATTTCGAGCCCGATGACGATATCGTAGGGAGCGCTCATGCGTGGGCCCCCGCGGTTTGAGCGAGATCGGGAAAGCGCTGGTGCCAGTTGGTGGCAGCCTGGAACATGTGCGCCGCGCGGAGCAGGCGTTCTTCTTCGAACGGGGGCGCTTGCAGTTGCAGGCCGACTGGGAGCCCAGCGGTGAAGCCGCAGGGAATCGAGATGCCGCCGACGCCGGCCAGATTGGCGCTGACGGTGTAGAGGTCGACCAGATACATCGAGAGGGGATCGTCGGACTTTTCGCCGATCTTGAATGCGGGGGCGGCGGTCACCGGGCCAGCGATTAGATCGCACTGCGCGAAGGCCTCGTCGTAGTCGCGGCGGATGAGGCGGCGGACCTTGAGGGCCTTGAGGTAATACGCGTCGTAGTAGCCGGCCGACAAGGCGTAGGTGCCGAGCATGATGCGGCGCTTGACCTCGGCGCCAAATCCTTCGGCGCGGCTTTGCCGATACATGCGGACCAGCGGCGTATCGAGATCGGCGACGGCGCCTTGCTTTTCGAGCGCGGCGCGTTCGGCGGCAAGCTCCTGATTCATGCGGGCCAGGTCGGTGCGATGGCCATAGTGGACGCCATCGTAGCGGGCCAGATTGCTGGAGGCCTCGCTGGGGGCGATGACGTAATACGTGGCCACGCCGTACTTGCCGTGCGGCAGGGAGACATCGACCACCTTGGCGCCGAGACTTTCGTAGACGCGAATCGCCTCGCGGACGGCGGATTCGACCTCGCTATCGAGTCCCTCGGCGAAGTGCTCGCGGACCAAGCCCAGCCGCAGACCGGCGAGCGGCTGGCGGACCGATTGGCTGTAAGCGGGCACCGGGCGATCGACCGAAGTGCTGTCGGCGGGATCATGCCCGGCGATGACTTCGAGCAGTAGCGCGCAGTCTTCGGCTGTCTTGGCGAGGGGACCGATCTGATCGAGACTGCTGGCGAAGGCGACCAGGCCAAAGCGGCTGACTCGGCCATAGGTGGGCTTGAGGCCAGTGACGCCACAAAGACCGGCGGGCTGGCGGATGGAGCCGCCGGTATCGGTACCGATCGACAGAGGCGCCATGCGGGCGGCAACGCAGGCAGCGGCGCCGCCGCTGGACCCGCCCGGGATGCGCGAGAGATCCCAGGGGTTGCCGGTTGTCTGGTAGGCGGAATTTTCGGTCGAGCCCCCCATGGCGAACTCGTCCATGTTGGTGCGGCCGACAAAAACGGCGTCGGCGTGGCGCAGCCGGCGGATAATCGCGGCGTCGTAGGGGGCGCGGAAGTCTTTGAGAATTTTGGAGCCGCAGGTGGTCAGCTCGCCTTGGGCGCAAATCACATCTTTGATGGCGATGGGCAGGCCGGCCAGTTTGCCGAGGGGCTGCCGGAGCTTGCGCCGCTCGTCGATGCGTTCCGCCTGCTCGAGCGCGCCAGCGCGATCGACGCGGAGATAGGATTTGACCGCGCCATCGTAGCGCTCGATCTGATCGAGATAGGCAGTGGTGATCTCGACCGACGTGGCCGCGCCTTGGGCCATGAGATCCAGCAGTTCGATGGCGGTTCGATCGACGAGCGACATAAGGAGTTGAGCGAGGTTGGCTTGTGGATCGAATTGCCAGCGGGCCGCATGCGCCGCGACCGGAGCGGTGGTTAATCTCCCAGAACGGCGGGCACCAGGTAGCACTCGTCGTCGTGCTGCGGGGCGTTGGCCAGGGCCTCTTTGCGGGGGAGGCTCTCGCGGACTTCGTCTTCGCGGAAGACGTTGGTCAACTCGATGGCGTGCGCCATCGGTTGGACATTGTCGGTGTTCAACTCGGCGAGTAGATGCATGTAGTCGACGATGTGGCCGAGCTGCGCGGTCATCGTGTCGAGTTCGTCGGGCGATAGCCGCAGGCGCGCCAGCAGCGAGACTTTTTCGACTTCCTGACGGGTGAGCGGCATGGGGAAACGGCGACTCCCAAAAGTTCGGGCGCGCGGCGGCGACTCGCCAATCCGCAGCGGCCGAGCTAGGCGTTGGTGGGGAGCTTGAACGGCTTGGCGCGGACGGTCTTGGTGATGGCGCCAGAGCGGATGCACTGGGTACAGACGCGCATCGACTTGCTCGTGCCTTTGACCGTGACGTGGACGTTCTGCAGATTCGGTTTGAACTGCCGGCGGGAGATGCCGGTGACCTTGGTGCCGACGCCGCCTAGATACTTGGCCTTACCTCGGGTGGTGACCGAGTTGCCCATCTGAGGCGCCTTGCCGCAGACTTCGCACATCTGAGCCATCGTAACGCTCCAATATTCTTTGTTAGGCACTGAACCTAACGGGTCGTAAGCTTCGCGATTGTTCGGGCCGTTGAAGTCGGCAATCACTCTTAGGCACTAAACCTAATGTGACTGTCAGCTTCGTGATTTCTCGGGCCGATGAAGCCCGCGAACGCTTTTTGACGCGAGTTGAAACCTCGCATTATACGAATCGGGGGCGAGTCCGCAACGGCGCGCGGTGGGCCAAACGCCTGCTAAACTCGCGACTTACGCCATTTGGGTTTGGGGCTGTTCCAGGGAAATCGCTCGATGTATATCGTGATTGCGGCACTGGTCATGGCGATGGGCTGGAGCATTCGCGGACGCTACGGCCACGGCACCGGCGCGATGATGCCGGGGGCGATGCTGGCCATGTTTCTGGCGGTGACGTCGTGCCGGCCCGACTGGCAGCGGCGCGCCGCGATAGCCGGGCTGGCCGGCGCGCTGGGCTGGGCCTTTGGCGGGCAGACGAGCTACGGCCTGTTGGTGGGCTACACGGCATCGGGGGAGTTTGGAACGATCCTTTATGGCTATTGGACCTTTGTGCTGGCGGGCGGCATGTGGGGGGCGATTGGTGGCGGCATCTTGGGACTGGCGCTGACCGAGAAGCGATCGGACCTGAGCCAGTACATCCTGCCGCTGACGTTGATCGGCGCGATTTGGATTGTGGCCAATGTGAGCGGCGCGCGCGAGGGGCTGCCCGACCTGTACGACACGAGTTGGTTTGAGACGACCAGCGCGCTGGCGGTGGCTTTGGTGGTGGGGCTGGTCGCGCCGAGCGCTCGACGAGCGTGCAGGTTGATCGCGCTATTGTGCATTGGCTGGTGGCTGGGGCTGGGAATCTTGACGCTCGCGCTGGGGCTGCGGCTGAACCCGCCGCGGAGCGATAGCTGGGCCGGTTGCCTGGGGGTGACCATCGCGCTACTGGCGTATCTGTGGACGACACGGAATCGCGCTGCGCTAATGCTCGCGCAATATGGACTGTTGGCCGGGGCGCTGGGCTTTTTTATTGGGGACTTTGTGCAGATCGTGCAGCGCTGGCACTGGGGGCCGTTTCAATACGCGGCACTGCAGGAGCATCGGGGCTGGTCGAAGATGGAGATGCTGTTTGGCCTCGTGATGGGGGGCGGCGTGGCGTATGGGGCGCGGCGACTGGCGCGCGAGGGGCTGGCGGTGCCGATCGAAGACGCGCCGCGCAGCGTGCTGAACGAGTTCGCGGTGTTGTACCTGTTCGTGCCGATGATGTGGTGGAACTTTTCGCGCAACATCACACTGTGGCAGGATGCGGAGTTGTTTCCTCCTAAGGTGCTAGGCATGGCCGGCGATTGGTGGGCGCTGGCGGCGGGAATGCTGCTGACCGCGCTGGTGGTGGGGACGGTGTGGCGCTATCGAACGGCGGGCCTGGCGTTTGTGCCGCGGACGGCGCTGGGGAAGGGACAGCTTCTCTTGCTCGTGTTGATGTGGCTGATCGTCGGGGCGTCATTCGCCGGCATGATGGGGCAGCACGACGAGCCGGGGGTGATCCAGTCGGAGATGTTTTATCTGGTGTGCGCTAGCGCGGCGAGTTGGTGGCTGGTGGCGGATTGCCGAAATTCGACGCCGGCGATGGCGCCCGTGCGGGCGGCGAGCGACGAACATTGGCGGCCGGGTAGAGTGTATCTGGCGCTGTGGGGCGCGTTGCCACTGTTGGTGCTGCTGGCGGCGTGGATGAGCTATGCGATTGCGGAAGGCAGATAAGTCGGAGGGGTGATGCTATGAATGAATCGCAAGAATTTGAGAATTGCAGATTTTGCAGACTGGGAACGCCGTACGCAGCCCAAGAGGACGACTCACCTTTGAGTCAGCTGAATGAGAAGCTCAGCAGAGAATTCCAAAAGGCCTACTCGATTCCGGGCTTCTATCTTGACCGACAGAGCACAGGGAACTATTTGGCGTCGGTGCAGTTCAGGAGGGACCGGGACATCGGGAGGTTTGAAAGCAAGGGGAGACGCCAGAAGCTGGAGGACGCTGTTTACGCTGCGTTGGAAAACGCCGGGCTCGGCGCCCGAGAGCAGATATCAGTGCGGTTCGATTACGATTCCAGAGAGAGCCAGAAGTCCCTGAAACGTCCGATGCGCATTCCCACCCCCGAAGATTTTGCTCGTGCTGAGCGAAAGGAGCGTGAGCGATGGCACAACCTGAGCTTGGCGTCTGAAGCGATCAAAGAACGCCTTTCCAAAATGCCCCCATTTCACGATTTCTGGATTTTGCCATTTCGCGCCGCCAAGTTCTCTGCCTATGTGTTCTTGAAAAACGATAAAGACATCGACGCTTGCAAAAACAGCGGCATGGTTCGGGACATGATCGACATCGTCTACGACGAACTAGAACGCGTCGGTCGGGGAAGTCGAAGCGAGATCACGGTGCATTTTGAGTTCGATTCCGACGAGAACGTACAGGCCCAGTTTCATGGAAACTACTGGAATCGACTGCGTTAATGGGTCAGGCAGAGCTGGCTGTGAGTGATCGTGATACGCCTCGTTCGAATTCCCGCTCTGCTTGCCGCTGGCAATTCGCAGAAATACAATCGCCGTTTCGCACTTATCGGGTCACTACTTTTGAAGCGGGAAATTGAGATGCGCCGACCGCTTGGGTCGATCTTGGGATCTGCGTCGCTGGCATGGCTGCTCGCGCTGGGCGCCTGCTTGACGGGTTGCTCGAACTCGGCCGGCACGCCGGGCGCCGCCGCCGCGGCGGGGGGCTCGCGGTACATCATTTTGATGAACAACGAGTCGCCGTTCTGGGACGCCGTGCGGGTGGGCATGAACGAAGAGGCCAAGCGGCTTGGCGTCGACGCGGTGCTGGAGCCGAATTCGACCGGGCCGGCCGGGCAGATCGAGAAGCTACGGCAGTACGGCACGCAGTCGGACATTGCCGGCGTGGCGGTGTGCGCCGCAGACGCAGCGAACGCCAGCCTGGTTGACGAGATGCGCAAGCTGGCCGAGCGCGGCATACCGATCATCACGCTCGATTCCGACGTTGATCGCGGCAAGTTCCGCGACGCGCGGTTCGCGTTCATCGGCACCGACAACTTGAAGGGGGGCAAGACGCTCGGCGTGGCGGCCAAGAATCTTGTGCCCGACGGCGGGGCGTATGTGCAGTTTGTGGGACGGATCGGGGCGCAGAACGCGATTGAGCGGATGGACGGCTTCAAGGAAGGCGCCGGCGAGAAACTGGTCGAGCGCGACCGCATGGGGGACGAGACCGATCGCACACGTGCCCGCGAGAATGTGCGCAACGCGATTCGCAATCATCCCGACGCCAATGTGCTGGTAGGCATCTGGTCGTACAACGCGCCAGCCATTGCCGAGATCGTGAAAGCGGAAGACAAGCAAGACAAGATCACGGTGGTGGCCTTCGACGCCGAGCAGCAGGCGATCAATTACCTGGAGCAGGGATTGATTCAGGTGCTGGTGGTGCAGAATCCGTACGAGATGGGGGCGCAAAGCGTGCGGCTCTTGAAGTCGCTGAAGGAAAAGGACGACGCGACCGTCAAGGAGATGTTTCCGAACCACGGTCAGCCGGAGGGCGACTTGTACGACACCGGGTTAAAGGTGGTTGTGCCCGACGGCTCTCCGCTGAAGGCGGAGATGTTCGACTCGAACGTGCAATTCATGCCGGTGGCGGAGTTTCGGGCGTGGTTGGCCAAGTACAACCTGAACGCCTCATGAGCGGCGAGACGGGCCTGGCGCGGCGGATGCTGGGGGGCGCGCGGACCGAGATCGGTCTGGCGATCTCGATTGTGGTGGTGGTGCTGCTGACGGCCTGGATCGACAGCCAGCACAACTATTGGCATCAGCCGGCGGCCAGCGCGCGCGACATTGTGCGGCAGGCGTCGCTGTTGGGCATCTTCACGCTCGGCAGCGCGGTGGTGATCATCGCGGGGGGGATCGATCTTTCGCCCGGCTCGGTGATCGCGTTCAGCGGCACGGTATGCGCGTCGTTGCTGCTGCTACTAGCGCCTGAGCAGATGGAGTCGGCGCAGCCGCTGGGGGCGTGGGTGATTGGCGCGGCGATCGCCGGCACGATCGTGGTCGGTTTTTTGATTGGCACATTGCACGCGTGGCTCATCACCGTGGTGGGTCTGCCGCCGTTCATCGCCACGTTGGCCACGCTGGTTGGTCTGCGGAGCCTGGGGCGGAGCGTGGTGTCTGAGGTGACGCTGTTGACGTTGGGGAACAAGCGAACGCAGATCGATCTGTTCGATCCGTCGTTTCGGTACCTGGCGACGAGCGTCTGGATACCGGCGGTGATGTTTTTGGCGCTGGCGGTGTTCACGTCGATCCTCTTGTCGCGCACCGTGATCGGTCGCCATCTGTACGCCTTGGGCGGCAACGAAGAAGCGGCGCGGCTGTCGGGCATTCGCACTGATCGCTTGAAGTGGTTTGCCTACTGCGTGGGGAGCATCACGTCTTCGATCGCGGGCATTCTGTACATCGCCGATCAAAGTGTGGCGGCGCCGGAGACGCTGGGTCGGGGTTATGAGTTGAACGCGATTGCGGCGGCCGTGGTGGGCGGGTGCAGCCTGCAAGGGGGAATCGGCAACGTGCCGGGGACAGTGTTGGGAGTGATCTTTCTGCGGGTGGTGATCGACGGCGTGGCCAAGATCATCAAGACGGGCGCTGACGTTTATGAAGGGATGATCGTGGGGGTGCTGGTGGTGATCGCCGTGGCCATCAGCCAACTGCGCGAGGCGGGGGCAGCGCGCAAGGAGTTTTTTCCGGGCGCGCTGGGCGCCGTGTCGGCGGTGACGCTCGCGCTGTTGGCGGCGCTGGTCGCGGCGCTATTGGGTAGCCGCGGTTACGGCGTGGCCGCTGGCGTGATGGCGATCACGGCGATTGGCGGCGTCAAGCTGTGGCAGCAGCGGCGCGCCGCGCGTTTGTAGCGGCGGGGAAATTCTTCACCTACACTGTGGACCAGTTGCTCTTTCAACCGGTCCTTCGTGGTGAACTTGCGATGCGTGCGTGTGCTCGAAATATGTCGGCGGCGGTGTGTGTTTTGTGGGCGCTCGCGGGCGGAAGTTCGCTGGCGGCGGGGCCGCGTTCGCTGCCCGAGGGAGAGTTGCCCAACGACGCGCGGCTGGGGCCGCTAAAGACGCTGAACGATTATTTTCCGTTGGACGTTCCGGCCAGTCGCGAGGCCTGGGAAAAGCGCGCGGCCGAAGTGCGGCGGCAGATGCTGGTGGCCTTGGGTTTGTGGCCCATGCCCGAGAAGACTCCGTTGGAACCGGTGATTCATGGCCGTGTGGAGCGCGACGGCTACACCGTGGACAAGGTGTATTTGCAAAGCTGGCCGGGGCATTTTGTGACGGGCAATCTGTATCGGCCGACCGGCCGGGCCGGCAAGTTGCCGGCGGTGCTTTGCCCGCATGGGCATTGGACGAACGGGCGGTTTCAGGATCACGGCGAGAAGGAAGTGGAGAAGGAGATCACGGCGGGGGCGGAGCAGTTCAGCAAGGGGGGCCGGCATGTGATTCAGGCCCGCTGCGTGCAACTGGCGCGGATGGGGTGCGTGGTGTTCCACTACGACATGGTGGGCTATGCCGACAGCATGCAGCTTGAGCACCGGCCGGGCGTGCGCGAGGCGATGAACACGCCAGAGAACTGGGGGTACTTCAGTCCGCAGGCCGAGCTGCGCTTGCAGCACATGATGGGATTGCAGGCGTACAACACGATACGGGCGCTCGATTTTTTGCTGGGCCTACCGGAGGTCGACGCGGCTCGCGTGGGGGTGACGGGCGCCAGCGGGGGCGGCACGCAGACGTTCATCTTGTGCGCGATCGATCCACGGCCGAAGGTGGCCTTTCCGGCGGTGATGGTGTCAACGGCGATGCAGGGGGGCTGCACCTGCGAG
This window encodes:
- a CDS encoding substrate-binding domain-containing protein, whose product is MRRPLGSILGSASLAWLLALGACLTGCSNSAGTPGAAAAAGGSRYIILMNNESPFWDAVRVGMNEEAKRLGVDAVLEPNSTGPAGQIEKLRQYGTQSDIAGVAVCAADAANASLVDEMRKLAERGIPIITLDSDVDRGKFRDARFAFIGTDNLKGGKTLGVAAKNLVPDGGAYVQFVGRIGAQNAIERMDGFKEGAGEKLVERDRMGDETDRTRARENVRNAIRNHPDANVLVGIWSYNAPAIAEIVKAEDKQDKITVVAFDAEQQAINYLEQGLIQVLVVQNPYEMGAQSVRLLKSLKEKDDATVKEMFPNHGQPEGDLYDTGLKVVVPDGSPLKAEMFDSNVQFMPVAEFRAWLAKYNLNAS
- a CDS encoding NAD(P)-dependent oxidoreductase, producing MAAGKTRIGWVGTGVMGASMCGHLLDKGFACTVFNRTKEKAAGLLAKGAQWADSPRSVADASDVIFTIVGFPQDVRETVLGANGALAGSKAGNILVDMTTSEPSLAVEIAEAARAKGVRSIDAPVSGGDVGAREARLSIMIGGDQEAVDALAPCWQAMGKTIVYQGPHGAGQHTKMVNQILIASYMVGVTEALLYGYRAGLNLETVLESVTSGAANSWSLANLGPRMMRGDYKPGFFVEHFIKDMGIALAEARRMNLALPGLAVANQLYIALQAQGHGRDGTQALVLALAKVSGVDWQAKPTG
- the gatB gene encoding Asp-tRNA(Asn)/Glu-tRNA(Gln) amidotransferase subunit GatB; protein product: MSAPYDIVIGLEIHVQLLTQSKLFCGCSTRFGSPPNTQTCPVCIGMPGVMPVMNRRAFELSLRTAVALNCQIATYTKWDRKNYYYPDLPKGYQISQYDLPFSHDGWLDISDPKDKFQPKRVGIIRAHLEEDAGKSMHDEAAGQSDSRIDLNRTGTPLLEIVSQPDMRSALEAKTFLNELKLLLTYLGVSDCNMQEGSLRVDANINLHVHTPDGKVPTPIVEIKNMNSFRAVERALEYEAGRQYQVWQETGRRLGEVPKQTRGWDDQANVTRGQRHKEESSDYRYFPEPDLVPVTVSESQLAEVRAGLGELPAALRTRLEATYGIKPYDSDVLVNQGPPLVDYFVELATLSGDGRLASNWIQQDVLRELNDRQLTIETFPVRPAAFADLLSRVKRGDLDTSRAREVFIDMVSSGRPAEEIIRERGITQVDESELIALCRELLAKNPKILTDIKEGRTKAAGALIGQAKKVNPNVNPSRLLEICLEVAPSL
- the gatC gene encoding Asp-tRNA(Asn)/Glu-tRNA(Gln) amidotransferase subunit GatC, with translation MPLTRQEVEKVSLLARLRLSPDELDTMTAQLGHIVDYMHLLAELNTDNVQPMAHAIELTNVFREDEVRESLPRKEALANAPQHDDECYLVPAVLGD
- a CDS encoding enhanced serine sensitivity protein SseB C-terminal domain-containing protein, which produces MGSSSWRLDCDPPLESAGWLSVDVIRFLGEQDGPHQREFKRRAAERLQETATIRRAYLARVAYDQSPRQHVALCVASDAAHELDVFLAVADLFAEMFPGHAELDQFLLDPQLEAGARLTCRPFYTARRAAD
- the rpmB gene encoding 50S ribosomal protein L28; amino-acid sequence: MAQMCEVCGKAPQMGNSVTTRGKAKYLGGVGTKVTGISRRQFKPNLQNVHVTVKGTSKSMRVCTQCIRSGAITKTVRAKPFKLPTNA
- the gatA gene encoding Asp-tRNA(Asn)/Glu-tRNA(Gln) amidotransferase subunit GatA, which translates into the protein MSLVDRTAIELLDLMAQGAATSVEITTAYLDQIERYDGAVKSYLRVDRAGALEQAERIDERRKLRQPLGKLAGLPIAIKDVICAQGELTTCGSKILKDFRAPYDAAIIRRLRHADAVFVGRTNMDEFAMGGSTENSAYQTTGNPWDLSRIPGGSSGGAAACVAARMAPLSIGTDTGGSIRQPAGLCGVTGLKPTYGRVSRFGLVAFASSLDQIGPLAKTAEDCALLLEVIAGHDPADSTSVDRPVPAYSQSVRQPLAGLRLGLVREHFAEGLDSEVESAVREAIRVYESLGAKVVDVSLPHGKYGVATYYVIAPSEASSNLARYDGVHYGHRTDLARMNQELAAERAALEKQGAVADLDTPLVRMYRQSRAEGFGAEVKRRIMLGTYALSAGYYDAYYLKALKVRRLIRRDYDEAFAQCDLIAGPVTAAPAFKIGEKSDDPLSMYLVDLYTVSANLAGVGGISIPCGFTAGLPVGLQLQAPPFEEERLLRAAHMFQAATNWHQRFPDLAQTAGAHA
- a CDS encoding ABC transporter permease — protein: MSGETGLARRMLGGARTEIGLAISIVVVVLLTAWIDSQHNYWHQPAASARDIVRQASLLGIFTLGSAVVIIAGGIDLSPGSVIAFSGTVCASLLLLLAPEQMESAQPLGAWVIGAAIAGTIVVGFLIGTLHAWLITVVGLPPFIATLATLVGLRSLGRSVVSEVTLLTLGNKRTQIDLFDPSFRYLATSVWIPAVMFLALAVFTSILLSRTVIGRHLYALGGNEEAARLSGIRTDRLKWFAYCVGSITSSIAGILYIADQSVAAPETLGRGYELNAIAAAVVGGCSLQGGIGNVPGTVLGVIFLRVVIDGVAKIIKTGADVYEGMIVGVLVVIAVAISQLREAGAARKEFFPGALGAVSAVTLALLAALVAALLGSRGYGVAAGVMAITAIGGVKLWQQRRAARL